A window of the Eleutherodactylus coqui strain aEleCoq1 chromosome 8, aEleCoq1.hap1, whole genome shotgun sequence genome harbors these coding sequences:
- the LOC136577962 gene encoding SCAN domain-containing protein 3-like, producing MLLADVQLIISSHQHQQCLLSEAVGAHYASASNSCKMSKKQTWLESFFEKGERPNDETDEDSMTAKKKKAVFKRKYNESYLNYGFIATGDSQAQSPLCLICGERLSNEAMKPSKLIRHLQTKHPALKDKPLEFFERKKREHEGQKKLLKATTSTSVSALRASFLVANRIAKAKKPFTIAEELILPAAKDICQELLGEAAAKKVAQVPLSASTVTRRIDEIAEDIEVQLLERINASPWYAIQVDESTDVDNKAMMLVYVRYIFQEDVHEDMLCALLLPANTTGAELFKSLDDYISVKLHWSFCVGICTDGAAAMTGRVSGLTTRVKEVASECESTHCVIHREMLASRKMSPELNSVLQDAIKIINYIKAHALNSRLFEQLCEEMDAEHKRLLLHTEVRWLSKGRALARVFELREPLHRFLLEKESPLAVHFSSKEWVTKLAYLCDIFNLLNELNLSLQGRMTTAFKLADKVAAFKAKLEVWGRRVKTGIFDMFQILASILEETEPEPSFSQLLHNHLSQLSLEFERYFPTTKDPRTRKEWIRNPFVYKPDFKSSNVLD from the exons ATGCTTCTTGCAGACGTACAGTTGATTATTAGCAGTCATCAGCATCAGCAGTGCCTGTTGTCAGAAGCAGTAGGGGCCCACTACGCCTCTGCCTCAAACTCTTgtaaaatgagtaaaaaacaaACATGGCTGGAGAGCTTCTTTGAAAAGGGAGAAAGACCCAATGATGAGACAGATGAAGACTCCATGActgctaaaaaaaagaaagctgtatttaaaagaaaatacaatGAGTCCTATCTAAATTATGGGTTCATAGCAACAGGCGATTCGCAGGCCCAAAGCCCACTCTGTCTGATATGTGGTGAACGGCTCTCAAACGAGGCCATGAAGCCTTCAAAACTAATTCGCCACTTACAGACCAAGCACCCTGCATTGAAAGACAAGCCTTTGGagttttttgaaagaaaaaaacgtGAACACGAAGGACAGAAGAAATTATTGAAGGCCACCACATCTACAAGTGTGTCTGCACTGAGAGCATCATTTTTAGTGGCTAACCGCATTGCCAAGGCTAAGAAGCCCTTCACTATTGCTGAAGAGTTGATCCTGCCTGCTGCTAAGGACATTTGCCAGGAACTTTTAGGAGAGGCTGCAGCTAAAAAGGTGGCACAGGTTCCTCTTTCAGCGAGCACAGTGACAAGACGAATTGATGAGATAGCAGAAGATATCGAGGTACAATTGTTAGAGAGGATTAATGCGTCACCGTGGTACGCAATCCAGGTTGACGAGTCTACTGACGTTGATAACAAGGCAATGATGCTTGTTTATGTGCGCTATATATTTCAGGAGGATGTGCATGAGGATATGTTATGTGCATTATTGTTGCCAGCCAACACCACAGGTGCAGAACTATTCAAGTCTTTGGATGATTACATATCCGTAAAATTACACTGGTCATTTTGTGTCGGTATATGCACAGACGGAGCAGCTGCCATGACTGGACGGGTTTCTGGTTTAACTACTCGGGTCAAGGAAGTTGCATCTGAATGCGAGTCTACGCACTGTGTCATCCATAGAGAAATGCTGGCAAGCCGAAAAATGTCACCTGAACTTAACAGCGTTTTGCAAGATGCGATTAAAATTATTAATTACATCAAAGCACACGCTCTTAACTCACGTCTGTTCGAGCAGCTCTGTGAGGAGATGGACGCGGAGCACAAACGTCTTCTTTTACACACAGAAGTCAGATGGCTTTCTAAAGGTAGAGCACTGGCCAGAGTTTTTGAGTTACGAGAACCGCTTCATAGATTTCTTTTAGAAAAAGAATCGCCACTTGcagtacatttcagtagtaaagaaTGGGTGACAAAACTTGCTTACCTGTGTGACATATTCAACTTGTTGAACGAACTTAATCTGTCACTTCAGGGGAGAATGACAACTGCCTTCAAGTTGGCAGATAAAGTTGCTGCATTCAAAGCTAAATTGGAAGTGTGGGGACGGCGAGTGAAAACAGGGATATTTGATATGTTTCAAATATTAGCAAGTATCTTGGAAGAGACCGAGCCTGAGCCTTCATTCTCCCAGCTGCTGCATAATCACCTATCTCAGCTTTCACTAGAATTTGAGCGTTACTTTCCTACCACAAAAGACCCACGAACTAGGAAGGAATGGATTCGGAACCCATTTGTGTACAAGCCAG ACTTCAAATCTTCCAATGTTCTGGATTAA